In Pseudomonadota bacterium, the genomic stretch GGACTTACCGCCGCCGCGGTACCGACGACTGCCACCAACTCCCGATGCCCTCGTGCCTTGACCCGTAAGACACAGAAGCCCGTCTCCTCGCTGTGAAACGTGACCCGCTCCACCGATCCCGAGAGCCGTTCTCGTGGCGCTGACACCTGAGCCGACATGCGATGGATGATACGCCGTCATGGCCGACGATCTAGCACGCCGCCGCAGCCCCGGCCACGCTCTGCGGCTTTTTCGGCCCCGCGAGCTTGATCCGCGCGTCCACCGCGATCGCGCCCTTCCCGACCGGGAGCACACGCACCGGGTTCAGGTCCATCTCCTCGATCTCGGGGAAGTCGCACACGAGCTGGCTCACCCGCAGCATCACGTCCTTCAGCGCGGGAATGTCCGCGGGAGGAGCGCCGCGGAATCCCGCGAGCAGCTTGCTGCCCTTCACCGACCCGATCATGCGATCCGCGTCCACGTCCGCGATAGGCGCGACGCCCCAGGCCACGTCCTTGAGGATCTCCACCGCGACGCCGCCGAGACCGTACATGAGGAGATGGCCGAACGCGGGATCGAGCGAAACGCCGACGATCGTCTCCACGCCTTCCGGCGCCATCTCCTGCACGACGACGCCTTCCATCTCCTTGTCCTTGCCGAGCGTCTTGAGCGCGTTCTGGATGTCGTAAAACGCCTGCTGGGCGGCGGCGTCCTGGAGGTTGAGCTTCACGCCACCGACCTCGGTCTTGTGCGTGAGCGTGCGCGACTCGAGCTTCACCGCGACGGGAACGCCGAACCGCTTCGCGAGCCGCGCGGCGTCGTCAGCCGTCTTCGCGAACGCCGTCTGCGGCATGCGGATGCCGTAGGCGTCGAGCACGTCGCGGACGCCGCCGGCATCGAGCCAGAAGGAGGAGATCGCATTCTCGCGCGCCCCCGAGATCGCCTTCGCCGCGCGGTCTTTCTCCACGCGGAACCGCGGGAAGACAGGCTCCGGCAGGCGCTTCCACTTGCCGTAGTCGACGGCGCGCGATAGCGCGATCGCGGCCGCCTCGGGGAACGCGTACGACGGCACCTTGCCCGCCTGCAGGGTCGCCAGGCTCTCCGGCACGCCGCGCGTGCCGAGGAAGCACGCGAGGATGGTCTTCTCCTTCGCGGCGGGAGCGGTGGCGAGCGCCTCGCGCACCGCCGCCGCGACCGCCGGCGCCTCGGTGATGATCGGAGGCACGAAGATCACGAGCAGGCTGTCTACCTGCGGATCCTCGAGAAGGACGCGCACCGTTTTGCCGTAGGACTCGGCGCTCGCGCTCACGATCATGTCCACCGGGTTCTTCACGGACGCGTCGCTCGGGAGGAACCCGCGCAGCTTCTCCATGGTGGCCTCGGAGAGCGGAGTGACCACGAGCCCGCGGCTCTCGCACGCATCGGTCGCCATGATCCCAGGGCCGCCCGCGTTGGTGACGATCGCCAGCCGGTTCGACGCCGGCACGGGCTGATTCGCGAGGAGCATCGACATGTCGAAGAGCTCCTCGATGGTGTCCGTCCGGATGACGCCCGTCTGCGCGAAAAGCGCGTCGACCGCCGAATCCTCGCCCGCCAGCGCGCCCGTGTGCGAGCTCGCCGCGCGCGAGCCGGCCGCCGTGCGCCCGCTCTTCACCGCGACGATCGGCTTCTCCTTGGCGATCCGGCGCGCGAGATTGATGAACTTCCTCGGATTGCCGAACGACTCGAGATACAGAAGGATGACGTCCGTCTCCGGATCGGTCTCCCACCACTCGATGAGGTCGTTGCCGGAGATGTCGGCCTTGTTGCCGACCGAGACGAAGCTGCGTACGCCGATCCCGAGCTCCTTCGCATAGTCGAGGATCGCGAGTCCAAGCGCGCCAGACTGCGAGCTGAAGCTGACCCGCCCCCGGGGTGGCCAGGTGGGCGCGAAGGTCGCGCTCATGCGCACGGCGGGATCGGTGGTGAGCACGCCCAGGCAGTTCGGCCCGACCATACGCATACCGAACCCTCGCACCGTGGCCAGCAGCTTCGCCTGCAGCGCGCCACCGATCTCGCCGGTCTCGCCGAAGCCCGCCGAGATCACGATGAGCGCCTTCACGCCCTTGCGCCCGCAGTCCTCCGCCACGCCCTGCACGAAGTCACGCGGGACGACGATCACGGCGAGATCCACCTCGTCGGGGATATCCTTGATGCTCGGGTAGGCGCGCACCGACTGGACGGTCTTCGCCTTCGCGTTCACCGGGTAGACGGGGCCGGTGAAGGCGTGCGTGAGGAGGTTGTGGAAGATCTCGCCGCCGACGGAGCCGCGCTCTCGGCCGGCGCCGATCACGGCGATGGAGCGGGGGGCGAAGAGCGCGTTCAGATCCAACATGTAGCCGGGTATCTCGCGGCCGGGAACGCCCCGGCAACCCACGGTGACCAGCTTGGCCTGCACACCGGATCCGGGCGCCGCCGCGGTCTCGTCATCGATGAGGCCGAGTATATACGGTGGTCATCATCGAGCACAATCTCGACATCATCGCCGAGGCCCACTGGCTGATAGATCTCGGCCCGGAGGGCGGAAAAATACATGAGGATTCCGAGCACCGCCGGGAAGCCAGGGCCAGGGAGTGGCCCTGCTTGGCGCGCCGAGGATGCAACGCGAGATCCCGAGCGCAGCAGATTTTTTTCACAAGCTCTCAGCCCAGAAGCTCCCGGAGCTCGGTTGCCAACAGTCTCTGCAACAGCCTTTCGCGCATGTTCTGCGGCCGGTCGAGCTTCATGCGCTGCAGATACGGCCGCATGGGCGCCGAAATCCCCGGCCGCAGGAGCGCCGTCGCCACGGCCGCAGCCTTGCCGGCCGCCGTTTCCATCCGCTCGCGCAGCCGCTTCAATGCCTGGGCCAGCACCAGCTCCTCGGCTGTGTAGTCGGTGCCAAACGGAAACTCCGAGAACAACCCTGCGCGGCGATGTCCCGCGAGCGCCCTCTCCAGCGCCTCGGGAGTGTTGTTGCGGTGAGCGTCAGGGATCCGGTACTCGCGTGGGAGCTTGCCGGCCGCCTGTGCCTGACGTAACAGCTTGTCCTGAAAGCGCGCATCGGCGATGTTGAGCAGCGCCGCGATGACCTCGCTGTCCGTCTTGCCGCGCAGCTCTGCAATGCCGTACTCGGTGATCACCACATCACGCAGGTGTCGCGGGATAGTGGTGTGGCCGTAACTGAACACGAGGTTGGAGGTCGTGCGGCCGGCCTTGGTGCGCACACTGCGCACCGCCAACACCGAGTGCGCGCCGGGCAACGCATGTGCCATCGACACGAAGTTGTACTGTCCGCCGACGCCGCTCACGACCTGCCCATTGTCCAAGGTGTCCGAAACCGCCCCGCCGGTGATCGTGATCATCATCGCAGTGTTGATGAAGCGCGCATGCTGGCGCTGCGCGATGCGCCGCGCCGCGTCCTCACCGTAGAGCTGGTTGATGAAGCCCACGCTGCTCATGTTGAAAAGCCGCCGCTCGGCTTCGGGTAGGTCACGCAGCGCGGCATAGAAACCTTTGGGTCCCAGGAAAAAGCCGCCGTGCAGCAGCACGCCTTCGCGCAGGTGCGCGCCGAGACACTCGTGCGCAAGCCGTTCCCGCGTCACCGCGTCCGACAGATCGGCCGGCAGCCATTCGCCCTGTGGAGTGCGGATGCGGCCGCTCTCGTAACTGCAGTCGGCCGCAATGATACCCACCTGCTGCAAGGACGCGAACTCCGCTGCATTGAGGAGCGGCGGCAGTCCCGCCTCGAGTAGCCGCTCGAGCGTTCGAGCGTCGATGCATTCCGTGATCTTGCCTTCGTTGAGCAGTCCTTGGACGAGCGCGTGGCCATACACGCGCCGCTTGAGGATTCCGGATCGATATAGATCCAGAAAGCCGTCGACGAACATCTCGGTGCAGCCGTAGAGGCCGCGCTCGAACCGCTCGGTTTCGCCGATCTGCTCGATCTGCGGACCGAACCGTTCACGCATGCGACAGTCGTCGAGGACGCTTCGCCAGGTGGCGTTGTGCTGATGGCGCAGCTGCAGGCAGTAGACGATCGCATCCCCGAGCGCACCGATGCCGACCTGGAGCGTGCCCGCGTCCTTCACCAGGGCGCTGGCGTAGAGTCCGATCAGGTAGTCCACCGTGCCGATGGCGAGATTCGGCGGGCAGTACAGATCGTAGTCATAGCGAGAATGTTCGACGACGAAATCCAGAGCGCTCTCCGCGATCTGGGCACCGCCGAACATGAACGGCAGTTGGCGATTCACAACGCCGATGGTGACGATCTCGCGCCCGCTGCGGCGGGCGGCGTCGAGCTCCGGTAGCAGATCGACGCTCACGTCCGGGTTACAGCTCAGACTGTATTCCGTGCGCCCGTCGCTCACCCGCTTTGCGATCATCTGCGCAACGACGTTCACGCCGTGCGCGAGCACCTCGCGGGCGACATGCGTGTAGTTAGCGCTGAGGTAACGCTGTTGCGCGTAAGCATTACCCAAATAGGCGCCCGGCTCGAGGAAGAACTCGATGACTTCGATGTTGGACGGCACCTGGCCTGCGCGCACGGCCGCGACGTAGTCGAGCTCCGGGCAGTTGCCGAAGATCCGCGCGACGAACGGATCGAGGAAGCGGCGTTCGAGCTCGCCCGACGCTTGCGGCTTGCGCAGGCTCAAGCCGGTTAAAATTTTCAGCTCGGTCGACCGATCGCGGAGCGCGCGCCGGTAGAACTCATTTGCCAGCGGCACGGGGTTGCCGAGTGCGAGCGGCAATGCCAGCACGATGCGCTTGCCGACACGCCGGAGCGCGGCGTCGACACAATCACCGACATTGTCGAACTGCTGAGGCATGAGGAGGATTTGGAGCGTTACACGAAATACCGATGGAGGATAACCAAGATGAAGAACACTCGGAATAATACACGAAAAATAGTTCGAGCTAGGCAACGTCGTCGTCGTGGCGGCGCACTGCTTCGAAGCCGAGAATGAAGTCGGGGCCAAGCAGCTTGGCGGGCGTCGAGAACCCCTTCGCGACTTCGCCCGCGAGCGCGCGCTTGGCGATCTCGAGCGAAGTCAACGCGGTGAGCGTGTAGGCCTCCGGAGTCTGGAGCCACGCTTTCGCGGATCGTCCGGCAGGGTTGCGGGCTTCGGCCACGAGGAAACTCTTGCCGCGCTTGCGCTGCTCGTCGGTCGGCCCGGCCGGGCGCGCGTCGATGCGACGTTTGAGAAAGCTCTGCACTTTGCCGGAGCCGAGCACTGCGCCGAACCGCGAGCCGATCCGCGCTCCCCAGATCATCGCGCTCGTGGCGGGCACGTAGACTTCGATGTTGGGGATGCGCGTGCTATGGAAAGCGGTCGAGACGTCGCCCCACGGGATGGCCATCGAGCGCTTCTTGCCCGAGCCGTCCCCGTAGTCGATGTCGCGCACGAGCGATCCGGTAGGCACCGGCGTGAGCTTGCCGTCCCGCCGAACGAAGCCGCCGCGGTGTACGTTTTCGACCATCGTCGTGGCCGTGCCGTGAGAGACCGAGCCGAGGACGAAAAACCCCAGTGTCAGCTCGTGCGCGTCGGGCAGCTTTCGCGCAACGTGGAGCGCGAGGCAGTCGGACGGTACGACGTCGAAACCGGTGCCCGGCAAAAGCATCACGCCGGCGCTTCGTGCGTCGGCGTCGCGCGCCGCAGCGCTCTCGAAGACCGCGATTTCGCCGGTGATGTCGAGATAGTGCGCCCGCGCCGCCAAGCACGCGTCGATCATCGGCTTGGACGTGCGGCTGAATGGCCCGGCGCAATGCAAGACGACTTCGACGCCTGCCAACCCCGCGACCAGCGCTTCCGGATCGTCGAGCCCGAAGACTCGATGCTCGAAGCCGTACCGATCGGCGACCGCCCGAACACGCTCCGCGCTGCGACCGGCGACGATCGCCTGCTGCTTGCGCTCCGCCGCGAATCGCGCTGTGAGCTCGCCCGTGTAGCCGTTTGCCCCATAGATCAAGAGCGCGCCAGTCATCGGCTTCGCCTCATATCACGGGCGCGCGAGCGAACCTCTTTCGCACGGGTCTCGATTTGCTTCCAACCAAGGCGTTGCAAGGAAGGGATCGGGGTCCCGTAGTAGCCATGGGAATCCCCGCCCAGTCGATGGCGCTTTGACACATGGGACGATCGGTCTGATCCCTCAGCTCAATGCGCCCGAGCTCGCGGCGGCCCTCCAGCGGCCGAGGGGCCCCGGGGCTCTCGCGAGCGCCTCAGGGCCGAGGGCTTCGGAGCGCGGCCACGGGGCATTCCGAGCGGCGGGCGGCTGCGCGCGCCGCTGGCCAGTAGCGGAGCACCGGCGGGGTCAGCCGCAGCAGGGCGCGCACGTGCCAGGCGAGCCCGCGCAGGGCCGTGTCGCGCCGCGCGCTCCAGGGAAAGCCATAACCGGCCCGGATCGCCGGCGGCAGGAGCCCGATGGTGGTGAAACGCAGGACGGCGGTGGCCGGCGCGCCAAGCCGAGGGACGTGGGGATGGAGAATCGCGCGGGCCAGGGTGCGCGCGCTGTCGGTGACGGCGATCTCTCCCCGGGCTAGCATCCCGTCCATGTACCGGTCGAGCTCGGTTGCGCTCCGCGGGAGCCATCCGACGGGAATGCCGAGGCCTCCCACTATCGCGGTAGCCTCGGCACAGTAGCGGTCCCGGTCCTCGGGGGCCATGCGGTCCACGAAGAGCTCATAGACGCGGAGGTTCATGTGGACCAGGGTGGCGTGCACCCACAGGAGGAGCGCCGGATCGTGGGCCGAGTAGGGCGTCCCGGCGGGGAAGATGCCTGCGGCCTCGGCCAGGTGTCCGTGCACGCGATCGTGGATTGCGTTGATGCGTTCCAAAGCGATCTGCGCGTCCCGCTCCGTGCCGAAAGAGAGCCGGAGCATGGCAGCGACGGTGTGGTGCAAGCGGCGGCGCCAGCCATAGCGCTCGGTACGGAACGTGCCGTGGTCGGCCACCCCGCGCGCCACCAGCGGGTGCGCGAGCTGGAGCAGGATGGCCGGACTCCAGGCGAGGAGCAGCACGATCTCTCGCTGGAGCTTCGAGGCCAGGGGGCCGGCGCGGAGCGGCCCGTCGGGGAGAGTCACGGGGCTCAAGGAGCGGGGACCCGGGGTGGTCGCCGGGCAGGACAGCTTCGTGCGCATCGAGCGGCACTCTGCGCGGAGTCCGGGAACCCTGTCAAGGAGGCACTCCCCTGCTTGGACCACCGCGCTCCGCGAAGGCGGGACCATCGGCGCACAGCACCGGCCCCTGGTAGACTCTGACCTGTCCTTACATGCGCACCACGCTCACTACCAGCGCCTGGATCGAGCACGAGCCGACATGGTTCCCCAGGCCCGAGGCCGATGCGCTCCTCGAGACCCTCCGCCACGAGCTCGTCTGGGAGCAGCGCGAGGTCGTGCTCTTCGGCCGGCGTGTCCTCCAGCCCCGGCTCATTGCCTGGGCCGGCGATCTCGGCTACCGCTACTCGGGCCAGACCCTCGAGCCCCGCGCTTTTACGGCGGCCATGGAGCGCCTCCTCTGGCGGGTGCGCAAGCGCACTGGCGTGCCCTTCAACCACGTGCTCGTGAACCGGTATCGGGACGGGGGCGACAGCATGGGGTTCCACGCGGATGACGAGCCTGAGCTCGGCGAGGATCCCGTAGTGGCCAGCCTCTCGCTCGGCGCGCCTCGCCGGTTCGTCTTGAAGCCGCGGCGCCGCCACGGGGGCGAGCGCCACACGCTCGACCTCGGCCGCGGGAGTCTCGTCGTGATGGGCGGCACCTGCCAACGGGACTACTACCACGGCGTTCCGCGGCAGGCAGGCCTCCTCGGCGAGCGGATGAGCCTCACGTTCCGAAAAATTTTGACAGCGGCTGACCGGGGTAGAGAGAATCAAGGCGGGCGGTATCGTGGCTAAAGATCAACCATCACCTTGAAGCCGCCGTAGATCATGCGCTTGCCGTCGAAGGGCATGGCCTTGGGGTCCATCATGCTCCCCAGGCGCGGGTCCTTCATCACCTTGGCGTTGACCTTGTCGCGATGCGCACGGCTCTTGAAGACGATGTACGCGAAGACCACCGTCTCGTCGTCCTTCAGCTTCACGCTCTGCGGGAACGACGTCCGCTTGCCCGGCTTTACGTCGTCCGCAACGGCCTCGATGTAGAGGAGCGCACCATGCTCGCGCCAGATCTTTCCGGCCTTCCTCGCCATGCGCCGGTAGGCCTGCACGTTTTTCTGCGGGACTGGAAGCACGAAACCATCCACGTATGCCATCGTCATCCTCCTCGCTGAGATTTCGGAATCGATTACTCTTGCTTGATCGCCGTCCCTCCGCCAAAGGCCGCGGAAGCGGCTTGCATCATATCTGTTTAGCGCAAGGTGCTGCGGATGTCCATAGGGGCCAGGACTTCCTGGACGAGACGGGTGTTGGTGTCGGCG encodes the following:
- a CDS encoding acetate--CoA ligase family protein, which produces MQAKLVTVGCRGVPGREIPGYMLDLNALFAPRSIAVIGAGRERGSVGGEIFHNLLTHAFTGPVYPVNAKAKTVQSVRAYPSIKDIPDEVDLAVIVVPRDFVQGVAEDCGRKGVKALIVISAGFGETGEIGGALQAKLLATVRGFGMRMVGPNCLGVLTTDPAVRMSATFAPTWPPRGRVSFSSQSGALGLAILDYAKELGIGVRSFVSVGNKADISGNDLIEWWETDPETDVILLYLESFGNPRKFINLARRIAKEKPIVAVKSGRTAAGSRAASSHTGALAGEDSAVDALFAQTGVIRTDTIEELFDMSMLLANQPVPASNRLAIVTNAGGPGIMATDACESRGLVVTPLSEATMEKLRGFLPSDASVKNPVDMIVSASAESYGKTVRVLLEDPQVDSLLVIFVPPIITEAPAVAAAVREALATAPAAKEKTILACFLGTRGVPESLATLQAGKVPSYAFPEAAAIALSRAVDYGKWKRLPEPVFPRFRVEKDRAAKAISGARENAISSFWLDAGGVRDVLDAYGIRMPQTAFAKTADDAARLAKRFGVPVAVKLESRTLTHKTEVGGVKLNLQDAAAQQAFYDIQNALKTLGKDKEMEGVVVQEMAPEGVETIVGVSLDPAFGHLLMYGLGGVAVEILKDVAWGVAPIADVDADRMIGSVKGSKLLAGFRGAPPADIPALKDVMLRVSQLVCDFPEIEEMDLNPVRVLPVGKGAIAVDARIKLAGPKKPQSVAGAAAAC
- a CDS encoding acetyl-CoA hydrolase; this translates as MPQQFDNVGDCVDAALRRVGKRIVLALPLALGNPVPLANEFYRRALRDRSTELKILTGLSLRKPQASGELERRFLDPFVARIFGNCPELDYVAAVRAGQVPSNIEVIEFFLEPGAYLGNAYAQQRYLSANYTHVAREVLAHGVNVVAQMIAKRVSDGRTEYSLSCNPDVSVDLLPELDAARRSGREIVTIGVVNRQLPFMFGGAQIAESALDFVVEHSRYDYDLYCPPNLAIGTVDYLIGLYASALVKDAGTLQVGIGALGDAIVYCLQLRHQHNATWRSVLDDCRMRERFGPQIEQIGETERFERGLYGCTEMFVDGFLDLYRSGILKRRVYGHALVQGLLNEGKITECIDARTLERLLEAGLPPLLNAAEFASLQQVGIIAADCSYESGRIRTPQGEWLPADLSDAVTRERLAHECLGAHLREGVLLHGGFFLGPKGFYAALRDLPEAERRLFNMSSVGFINQLYGEDAARRIAQRQHARFINTAMMITITGGAVSDTLDNGQVVSGVGGQYNFVSMAHALPGAHSVLAVRSVRTKAGRTTSNLVFSYGHTTIPRHLRDVVITEYGIAELRGKTDSEVIAALLNIADARFQDKLLRQAQAAGKLPREYRIPDAHRNNTPEALERALAGHRRAGLFSEFPFGTDYTAEELVLAQALKRLRERMETAAGKAAAVATALLRPGISAPMRPYLQRMKLDRPQNMRERLLQRLLATELRELLG
- a CDS encoding saccharopine dehydrogenase NADP-binding domain-containing protein, with product MTGALLIYGANGYTGELTARFAAERKQQAIVAGRSAERVRAVADRYGFEHRVFGLDDPEALVAGLAGVEVVLHCAGPFSRTSKPMIDACLAARAHYLDITGEIAVFESAAARDADARSAGVMLLPGTGFDVVPSDCLALHVARKLPDAHELTLGFFVLGSVSHGTATTMVENVHRGGFVRRDGKLTPVPTGSLVRDIDYGDGSGKKRSMAIPWGDVSTAFHSTRIPNIEVYVPATSAMIWGARIGSRFGAVLGSGKVQSFLKRRIDARPAGPTDEQRKRGKSFLVAEARNPAGRSAKAWLQTPEAYTLTALTSLEIAKRALAGEVAKGFSTPAKLLGPDFILGFEAVRRHDDDVA
- a CDS encoding DUF2236 domain-containing protein, which translates into the protein MRTKLSCPATTPGPRSLSPVTLPDGPLRAGPLASKLQREIVLLLAWSPAILLQLAHPLVARGVADHGTFRTERYGWRRRLHHTVAAMLRLSFGTERDAQIALERINAIHDRVHGHLAEAAGIFPAGTPYSAHDPALLLWVHATLVHMNLRVYELFVDRMAPEDRDRYCAEATAIVGGLGIPVGWLPRSATELDRYMDGMLARGEIAVTDSARTLARAILHPHVPRLGAPATAVLRFTTIGLLPPAIRAGYGFPWSARRDTALRGLAWHVRALLRLTPPVLRYWPAARAAARRSECPVAALRSPRP
- a CDS encoding alpha-ketoglutarate-dependent dioxygenase AlkB; translated protein: MRTTLTTSAWIEHEPTWFPRPEADALLETLRHELVWEQREVVLFGRRVLQPRLIAWAGDLGYRYSGQTLEPRAFTAAMERLLWRVRKRTGVPFNHVLVNRYRDGGDSMGFHADDEPELGEDPVVASLSLGAPRRFVLKPRRRHGGERHTLDLGRGSLVVMGGTCQRDYYHGVPRQAGLLGERMSLTFRKILTAADRGRENQGGRYRG
- a CDS encoding DUF1428 domain-containing protein, giving the protein MAYVDGFVLPVPQKNVQAYRRMARKAGKIWREHGALLYIEAVADDVKPGKRTSFPQSVKLKDDETVVFAYIVFKSRAHRDKVNAKVMKDPRLGSMMDPKAMPFDGKRMIYGGFKVMVDL